One part of the Methylobacterium mesophilicum SR1.6/6 genome encodes these proteins:
- a CDS encoding fumarate hydratase C-terminal domain-containing protein — protein sequence MAHHVLDMPATEPEIRALRIGDTVTLRRWLFGIRDATLIHMFDRDRRTRLDLDGHAVIHTAPNVHRVPVSNEAPVGFAPFCIGTTTSMRMERFTDALMEREGVRLIVGKGGMGPATLDAFARRGGAYLAIVGGAAALETTWIETIVDVDLDDLHPESLWQFAIRDFGPLLVGMDSHGGSLFADVQRDVAARRDAVIASLEDAR from the coding sequence GTGGCCCACCACGTCCTCGACATGCCGGCCACTGAGCCCGAGATCCGGGCGCTCCGGATCGGCGACACCGTCACCCTGCGGCGCTGGCTGTTCGGCATCCGCGACGCGACCCTGATCCACATGTTCGACCGGGACCGCCGCACCCGGCTCGACCTCGACGGCCACGCGGTGATCCACACCGCGCCGAACGTCCACCGCGTCCCGGTCTCCAACGAGGCGCCGGTCGGCTTCGCGCCGTTCTGCATCGGCACCACCACGTCGATGCGCATGGAGCGCTTCACCGACGCCCTGATGGAGCGCGAGGGCGTGCGCCTCATCGTCGGCAAGGGCGGCATGGGTCCGGCGACCCTCGACGCCTTCGCCCGGCGCGGCGGCGCCTACCTGGCGATCGTCGGCGGCGCGGCGGCTTTGGAGACCACCTGGATCGAGACCATCGTGGACGTCGATCTCGACGACCTCCACCCCGAGAGCCTGTGGCAGTTCGCGATCCGCGATTTCGGGCCGCTGCTGGTCGGCATGGATTCCCACGGCGGCTCGCTCTTCGCCGACGTCCAGCGCGACGTGGCCGCCCGGCGCGACGCCGTCATCGCCTCCCTCGAGGACGCCCGATGA
- a CDS encoding succinate dehydrogenase/Fumarate reductase subunit produces the protein MSPLLYLAQRGTAAILAVTVAVHLGTILYAVRGGLTAGEILGRTHGNLAFLLFYAVFVLAAAIHAPIGLRSILREWTGWRGRSLDLAMIALSALLAGLGLRAAVAVYVA, from the coding sequence ATGAGCCCGCTCCTTTACCTCGCCCAGCGCGGCACCGCGGCGATCCTGGCGGTCACGGTCGCGGTCCATCTCGGCACGATCCTCTACGCGGTGCGCGGCGGGCTCACGGCGGGCGAGATCCTGGGCCGGACGCACGGCAACCTCGCTTTCCTGCTGTTCTACGCGGTCTTCGTTCTGGCCGCCGCGATCCACGCCCCGATCGGCCTGCGCAGCATCCTGCGCGAGTGGACCGGCTGGCGCGGCCGCTCCCTCGATCTCGCCATGATCGCTCTCTCGGCCCTGCTCGCCGGTCTGGGCCTGCGGGCGGCAGTCGCGGTGTACGTGGCATGA
- a CDS encoding ABC transporter ATP-binding protein, translating into MDTGQPLLEVDGVTLRYKTPEHLVTATYRVSFRVWPGDRFVLLGPSGCGKSTLLKAVGGYMAPTEGEIRLKGQAVTEPGPDRMMVFQEFDQLLPWKTVRQNVVFALEASGRLKGRAALERANLYIDKVNLTKFADSYPHTLSGGMKQRVAIARGMAMEPDILLMDEPFAALDALTRRRMQDELLALWEGTRFTVLFVTHSIPEAIKVGSRILLLSPHPGEVKAELNSADSPEAALRLEGRIQQMLFSEEIQEAENV; encoded by the coding sequence ATGGACACGGGTCAGCCTCTTCTGGAGGTGGACGGCGTCACGCTCCGCTACAAGACGCCCGAGCATCTCGTCACGGCCACCTACCGGGTGAGCTTCCGGGTCTGGCCGGGGGACCGGTTCGTGCTTCTGGGTCCGTCGGGCTGCGGGAAGTCGACGCTGCTCAAGGCGGTGGGCGGCTACATGGCGCCGACGGAAGGCGAGATCCGCCTGAAGGGTCAGGCGGTCACCGAGCCCGGGCCCGACCGGATGATGGTGTTCCAGGAGTTCGACCAGCTGCTGCCGTGGAAGACGGTGCGGCAGAACGTGGTGTTTGCCCTCGAGGCCTCGGGCCGGCTGAAGGGCCGCGCGGCCCTGGAGCGGGCCAACCTGTACATCGACAAGGTCAACCTGACCAAGTTCGCCGACAGCTATCCGCACACGCTCTCGGGCGGGATGAAGCAGCGCGTGGCCATCGCCCGCGGCATGGCCATGGAGCCCGACATCCTGCTGATGGACGAGCCGTTCGCGGCGCTCGACGCGCTCACGCGGCGGCGCATGCAGGACGAGCTGCTGGCGCTGTGGGAGGGCACGCGCTTCACCGTGCTGTTTGTCACCCACTCGATCCCCGAGGCGATCAAGGTCGGCTCGCGCATCCTGCTGCTCTCGCCGCACCCGGGCGAGGTCAAGGCCGAGCTCAACAGCGCCGACAGCCCGGAGGCGGCGCTGCGGCTGGAGGGCCGGATCCAGCAGATGCTGTTCTCGGAGGAGATCCAGGAGGCGGAGAATGTCTAG
- a CDS encoding amidohydrolase/deacetylase family metallohydrolase has protein sequence MPHDLILKGARVIDPSQNHDGICDVAFADGRVSGFGRDLPAGPGTQVRDMDGAIVAPGLIDLHTHVYWGGTSLGIDADAFCRTSGVTTSVDTGSAGPGNFAGFRSHVIERSQARILAYLHVSFAGIFGFSKTVMVGESEDPRLMAPREAVEVAEANRDVIVGIKVRVGRHASGDQGTAPLDIALQVAEETGLPLMAHIDEPPPSYEQVLAMLRPGDVLTHAFRPFPNSPVTAQGAVKPALREARARGVLFDIGHGKGSFAFKTARAMLAGGFLPDTISSDVHQLCIEGPAFDQVTTMSKMLCLGMSLTDVIAASTVNAAVALKRMEYGTLKVGALGDATVLAVRDGAFDYVDTRGEHMTGAQRITAEGVVLKGRW, from the coding sequence CTCATCCTGAAGGGCGCGCGGGTCATCGACCCGTCGCAGAACCACGACGGAATCTGCGACGTCGCCTTCGCGGACGGCCGCGTCTCGGGCTTCGGCCGCGACCTGCCGGCGGGACCGGGCACGCAGGTCCGCGACATGGACGGCGCCATCGTCGCGCCGGGCCTGATCGACCTGCACACCCATGTCTACTGGGGCGGCACCTCGCTCGGCATCGACGCCGACGCATTCTGCCGGACCTCCGGGGTCACCACCTCGGTCGATACCGGCAGCGCCGGGCCGGGCAATTTCGCGGGCTTCCGCAGTCACGTGATCGAGCGGTCGCAGGCGCGGATCCTCGCCTACCTGCACGTCTCCTTCGCGGGCATCTTCGGCTTCTCGAAGACCGTCATGGTCGGCGAGAGCGAGGACCCGCGGCTCATGGCGCCCCGGGAGGCGGTCGAGGTCGCCGAGGCCAACCGGGACGTGATCGTCGGCATCAAGGTCCGGGTCGGGCGCCACGCCTCGGGCGACCAGGGCACCGCGCCGCTGGACATCGCCCTGCAGGTGGCGGAGGAGACCGGCCTGCCGCTCATGGCCCATATCGACGAGCCGCCGCCGAGCTACGAGCAGGTGCTGGCGATGCTCCGCCCCGGCGACGTGCTGACCCACGCCTTCCGGCCCTTCCCGAATTCGCCGGTGACCGCTCAAGGAGCGGTGAAGCCGGCGCTCCGCGAGGCGCGGGCGCGGGGCGTGCTGTTCGACATCGGCCACGGCAAGGGCTCGTTCGCCTTCAAGACCGCCCGGGCCATGCTGGCCGGCGGCTTCCTGCCGGACACGATCTCGTCCGACGTGCACCAGCTCTGCATCGAGGGGCCGGCCTTCGATCAGGTCACCACCATGTCGAAGATGCTCTGCCTCGGCATGAGCCTCACCGACGTCATCGCCGCCTCCACGGTGAACGCCGCGGTGGCGCTCAAGCGCATGGAGTACGGCACCCTGAAGGTCGGGGCGCTGGGCGACGCCACCGTGCTGGCGGTCCGCGACGGCGCCTTCGACTACGTCGACACCCGCGGCGAGCACATGACGGGTGCCCAAAGGATCACCGCGGAGGGCGTGGTGCTCAAGGGCCGGTGGTGA
- a CDS encoding succinate dehydrogenase/fumarate reductase iron-sulfur subunit, producing the protein MTAPVDHAAVGQSATEALRVRVQRGDGVADYVVPRRANQTVLDVVTEIQRDQDPTLAYRFACRVGMCGSCGMTVNGRPRWTCRTRVAAVAPDGVLTLEPLRNLPVVKDLAVDMEPFFEKWRRAHGYFEPGENPPDDFATVAPDSPARQEVDAGIECINCGVCHAACDLVTWSPDYLGPAALNRAWTLVNDVRDRDRDRLAAVAGDAGCHSCHSHMSCTEHCPKGLSPTFSIAGLKRETGKAALRRFWRRG; encoded by the coding sequence GTGACGGCCCCCGTCGATCATGCCGCCGTCGGGCAGAGCGCGACCGAGGCGCTGCGGGTGCGGGTCCAGCGGGGCGATGGGGTCGCGGACTACGTGGTGCCGCGCCGGGCCAACCAGACGGTGCTCGACGTCGTCACCGAGATCCAGCGCGACCAGGACCCGACGCTCGCCTACCGCTTCGCCTGCCGGGTCGGCATGTGCGGCTCCTGCGGCATGACGGTGAACGGGCGTCCGCGCTGGACCTGCCGCACCCGGGTCGCCGCGGTGGCGCCGGACGGGGTGCTGACCCTCGAGCCCCTGCGCAACCTGCCGGTGGTGAAGGATCTCGCGGTCGACATGGAGCCCTTCTTCGAGAAGTGGCGCCGGGCCCACGGCTATTTCGAGCCGGGCGAGAACCCGCCCGACGATTTCGCGACGGTCGCGCCGGATTCGCCCGCCCGCCAGGAGGTCGATGCCGGCATCGAGTGCATCAATTGCGGCGTCTGCCACGCCGCCTGCGATCTGGTGACGTGGAGCCCCGACTATCTGGGGCCGGCGGCCCTCAACCGGGCCTGGACGCTGGTCAACGACGTGCGCGACCGCGACCGGGATCGGCTCGCCGCCGTGGCGGGCGATGCCGGCTGCCATTCCTGCCACAGCCACATGAGCTGCACCGAGCATTGCCCGAAAGGCCTGAGCCCGACCTTCTCGATCGCGGGCCTGAAGCGTGAGACCGGCAAGGCGGCGCTGCGCCGGTTCTGGAGGCGCGGATGA
- a CDS encoding methyl-accepting chemotaxis protein, translated as MRFQLSIKASLIGAFGCLALIAAGQGTLSLTKLSGIRYSVNEVTKNWLPSVLILGTIQNDVADIRVKQFRMLTFNVTPEQRADNQNLQATAMAKLAADRAIYEPMISSPEERALWEAFSGLWAQYEESNRAMAQLLEQGRPAEALALIGSRAQLDLYNRMREALGSDAELNNRSAHQETSSALTQAEAAMVAAYVAVAFAVAAALAASLFGMLRVSRPITVITQAMAVLARGDAAAAVPYRDRRDEIGAMASAVQVFKDNLIRTRALEAETAEARLAAEEQRRSGMRQMADSFERAVGGIIGLVSSSATELQATAGSMSAMASQTSAQSTTVAAAAEEAASNVNTVAAAAEELGSSVQEIGRQVDGSADLARRAVSEVGRTGALVQELSAAVTRIGDVVGLISSIAGQTNLLALNATIEAARAGAAGRGFAVVASEVKALAEQTARATEEISGQISRVQDSTGQAVTAIGSITARIQEISGVATTIAAAVEEQGAATQEIVRNVTQAAQGTGAVTSTITGVAGAAEETGAAASQVLGAASELSRQSEHLAAEVGRFLATVRAA; from the coding sequence ATGCGGTTTCAGTTATCCATCAAGGCATCCCTGATCGGAGCCTTCGGCTGTCTCGCCCTCATCGCCGCGGGACAGGGGACTCTCTCGCTGACCAAGCTGTCCGGCATCCGCTACTCTGTGAACGAGGTGACGAAGAACTGGCTGCCCTCGGTGCTGATCCTCGGAACGATCCAGAACGACGTGGCCGACATCCGCGTCAAACAATTCCGCATGCTGACCTTCAACGTCACACCCGAGCAGCGTGCCGACAACCAGAACCTGCAGGCGACTGCCATGGCCAAGCTCGCGGCCGACCGGGCGATCTACGAGCCCATGATCTCCTCGCCGGAGGAGCGGGCCCTGTGGGAGGCGTTCAGCGGGCTCTGGGCGCAGTACGAGGAATCCAACCGCGCGATGGCCCAGCTCCTCGAGCAGGGCCGGCCCGCGGAGGCGCTGGCGCTGATCGGCAGCCGCGCGCAGCTCGACCTGTACAATCGCATGCGCGAGGCCCTTGGGTCGGACGCGGAGCTGAACAACCGCAGCGCCCATCAGGAGACCAGCTCCGCCCTGACGCAGGCCGAGGCCGCCATGGTCGCCGCCTACGTGGCGGTGGCGTTCGCGGTGGCGGCAGCGCTCGCGGCGTCCCTGTTCGGGATGCTGCGGGTCTCGCGTCCGATCACGGTCATCACGCAGGCCATGGCGGTCCTGGCCCGCGGCGACGCGGCCGCCGCGGTGCCGTACCGGGACCGCCGGGACGAGATCGGCGCCATGGCGTCCGCCGTGCAGGTGTTCAAGGACAACCTGATCCGCACCCGGGCGCTGGAGGCGGAGACCGCCGAGGCGCGGCTCGCCGCCGAGGAGCAGCGCCGAAGTGGCATGCGCCAGATGGCCGACAGCTTCGAGCGGGCGGTCGGCGGCATCATCGGCCTCGTCTCGTCCTCCGCCACCGAGCTGCAGGCCACCGCGGGCTCGATGTCGGCCATGGCCAGCCAGACCTCGGCCCAGTCCACCACCGTGGCGGCGGCGGCCGAGGAGGCGGCCTCGAACGTCAACACGGTGGCGGCCGCGGCCGAGGAACTCGGCTCTTCCGTGCAGGAGATCGGCCGGCAGGTGGACGGCTCGGCCGACCTCGCCCGGCGCGCCGTGAGCGAGGTCGGCCGGACCGGCGCACTGGTGCAGGAACTGAGCGCGGCGGTCACCCGCATTGGCGACGTGGTCGGGCTGATCTCGTCGATCGCCGGGCAGACGAACCTGCTGGCGCTGAACGCCACCATCGAGGCCGCGCGGGCCGGCGCGGCGGGGCGCGGCTTCGCGGTGGTGGCCTCCGAGGTGAAGGCGCTCGCCGAGCAGACCGCCAGGGCCACCGAGGAGATCTCGGGCCAGATCAGCCGGGTCCAGGACTCGACCGGTCAGGCGGTCACGGCGATCGGCTCCATCACGGCGCGGATCCAGGAGATCAGCGGGGTGGCGACCACCATCGCGGCCGCCGTGGAGGAGCAGGGCGCGGCGACGCAGGAGATCGTCCGCAACGTCACGCAGGCGGCGCAGGGCACCGGTGCGGTGACCAGCACCATCACCGGGGTGGCGGGCGCCGCCGAGGAGACCGGGGCGGCGGCGAGCCAGGTGCTGGGCGCGGCCTCCGAGCTGTCGCGCCAGTCCGAGCACCTCGCCGCCGAGGTCGGGCGCTTCCTGGCGACCGTCCGGGCCGCCTGA
- a CDS encoding fumarate hydratase: MDLDIREFEEVCRDLYVRALKILPPDIKAGFADLQRAETSATGRAILDTMVENVAVAERTKNILCQDTGIPIYNVVIGADVRVDGAALKAAIRRGCERATKEFSLRSSVVHPITRKNEQTSCGIRVPIIHVDFDDRPETVAVEMIPKGSGSENGSFLQMLLPSDGIGAAKRFVIDRVIELGGRVCPPTIVGVGLGGTSDLCMHLAKVAATRPLRSVCSDPEGARIEAELSRAVNELGIGPQGLGGRSTSFAVHVELAATHITQNPVAVNIQCHSARRARATLTPGGIAFD; the protein is encoded by the coding sequence ATGGATCTCGACATCCGCGAATTCGAGGAGGTCTGCCGCGACCTCTACGTCCGCGCCCTGAAGATCCTGCCCCCCGACATCAAGGCCGGCTTCGCCGACCTGCAGCGGGCCGAGACCAGCGCCACCGGCCGCGCCATCCTCGACACGATGGTGGAGAACGTCGCGGTCGCGGAGCGCACGAAAAATATCCTCTGCCAGGATACCGGCATCCCGATCTACAACGTCGTCATCGGCGCCGACGTGCGCGTCGACGGCGCCGCCCTGAAGGCCGCGATCCGGCGCGGCTGCGAACGGGCCACGAAGGAGTTTTCCTTACGCTCCTCGGTGGTCCACCCGATCACCCGCAAGAACGAGCAGACCTCCTGCGGCATCCGCGTGCCGATCATCCACGTCGACTTCGACGACCGGCCCGAGACCGTGGCGGTGGAGATGATCCCGAAGGGCTCCGGCTCCGAGAACGGCTCGTTCCTGCAGATGCTGCTGCCCTCGGACGGGATCGGCGCGGCCAAGCGCTTCGTCATCGACCGGGTGATCGAGCTGGGCGGCCGGGTCTGCCCGCCGACCATCGTGGGCGTCGGGCTCGGCGGCACCTCCGACCTGTGCATGCATCTGGCCAAGGTGGCGGCGACCCGGCCGCTGCGCTCGGTCTGCTCCGATCCCGAAGGCGCCCGGATCGAGGCCGAGCTGTCGCGGGCGGTGAACGAGCTCGGCATCGGCCCGCAGGGGCTCGGGGGCCGGTCGACGAGCTTCGCCGTCCATGTCGAGCTCGCCGCGACCCACATCACCCAGAACCCGGTCGCCGTGAACATCCAGTGCCACTCCGCCCGCCGCGCCCGCGCGACGCTCACGCCCGGCGGCATCGCGTTCGATTGA
- a CDS encoding ABC transporter substrate-binding protein, giving the protein MTARGIIRLIGTVAALCVTIGAARAEVSTVRLAKQFGISYLPLTVMEEEGLLEKQAKGRGLDLKAEWLRFTGGSGMNEALLSGNLDFASGGVGPFLTIWGRTQGNIKVKGVAALNAMPLWLVTTNPAVKSIKDFGPQDKIALPTAKTSIQAITLQMAAEKAFGPGQQAKLDPLTVSMGHPDAQTALMGGRSEITAHFGSPPFQEMELKDPRAHKVLDSYDVMGGPHTFNLVWASGRFVTANPKVTASFLAALEDSLKLIRDDPAKAAALWIKAEGAKISPEEAEALIRAPQNVWTTKPQRMTDYLAYMNRAGLVSATASSDAELFFPAPATGDAPKEATR; this is encoded by the coding sequence ATGACGGCACGGGGCATCATCCGGCTCATCGGGACAGTCGCGGCCCTGTGCGTGACGATCGGTGCCGCCCGCGCCGAGGTCTCGACCGTCCGACTCGCGAAACAGTTCGGGATCTCCTACCTGCCTCTGACGGTGATGGAGGAGGAGGGGCTGCTCGAAAAGCAGGCCAAGGGGCGAGGCCTCGACCTGAAGGCCGAGTGGCTGCGGTTCACCGGCGGCTCGGGGATGAACGAGGCCCTGCTCTCCGGCAACCTCGACTTCGCCTCCGGCGGCGTGGGGCCGTTCCTGACGATCTGGGGCCGGACCCAGGGGAACATCAAGGTCAAGGGCGTGGCGGCGCTGAACGCGATGCCGCTCTGGCTGGTGACCACCAATCCTGCGGTCAAGTCGATCAAGGATTTCGGCCCCCAGGACAAGATCGCGCTGCCGACCGCCAAGACCTCGATCCAGGCGATCACCCTGCAGATGGCCGCCGAGAAGGCCTTCGGGCCCGGCCAGCAGGCCAAGCTCGATCCGCTCACCGTCTCGATGGGGCACCCCGACGCGCAGACCGCCCTGATGGGGGGGCGCTCGGAGATCACGGCGCATTTCGGCTCCCCGCCCTTCCAGGAGATGGAGCTGAAGGACCCGCGGGCGCACAAGGTGCTCGACAGCTACGACGTCATGGGCGGTCCCCACACTTTCAACCTCGTCTGGGCCTCCGGCCGCTTCGTCACGGCCAATCCCAAGGTCACCGCGTCCTTCCTGGCGGCCCTGGAGGACAGCCTGAAGCTGATCCGGGACGATCCCGCGAAGGCCGCGGCGCTCTGGATCAAGGCGGAAGGCGCGAAGATCTCGCCGGAGGAGGCGGAAGCCCTCATCCGCGCCCCGCAGAATGTCTGGACCACCAAGCCCCAGCGCATGACCGACTATCTCGCGTACATGAACCGCGCCGGACTGGTCTCCGCCACGGCCTCCAGCGACGCCGAGCTGTTCTTCCCCGCGCCGGCGACGGGCGATGCCCCGAAGGAGGCCACGCGGTGA
- a CDS encoding succinate dehydrogenase, cytochrome b556 subunit produces the protein MRTATPTAGRTGITRASLRRPGFAAALIHRLSGIALALFLPMHFIALGTALQGADRLESFLGLTHNGFVRTAEWGLVCALAVHMALGLRVLAIEWLRFRERNALVVSGCLATAFAVGLLFLLSGA, from the coding sequence ATGAGGACCGCCACGCCCACGGCCGGGCGGACCGGCATCACCCGCGCGTCCCTGCGCAGGCCCGGCTTCGCCGCCGCGCTGATCCACCGGCTCTCGGGCATCGCCCTCGCGCTGTTCCTGCCGATGCACTTCATCGCGCTCGGCACCGCGCTCCAGGGCGCCGACCGGCTCGAGAGCTTCCTCGGCCTCACCCATAACGGCTTCGTCCGCACGGCCGAATGGGGCCTCGTCTGCGCGCTGGCCGTCCACATGGCGCTCGGCCTGCGGGTCCTCGCCATCGAGTGGCTGCGCTTCCGCGAGCGCAATGCGCTCGTCGTGTCGGGCTGCCTCGCCACCGCCTTCGCGGTCGGCCTGCTGTTCCTCCTGAGCGGGGCCTGA
- a CDS encoding L-aspartate oxidase: MSPEQVETDILILGSGGAGLFAALHAKKVAPDLDVTVAVKGLLGKCGCTRMVQGGYNVALAPGDSVERHFMDTIEGGKWLNDQGLAWTLVTEAQVRIREMETELGCFFDRNPDGSVHQKAFAGQTFDRTVHKGDLTGIEIINRLSEQVWRRDVRRLEDHRALELIPARDGSGLAGVLMLDMRTGEPKLVRAKAVLLATGGGPTMYKYHTPSGDKSCDGLAMALRAGLPLRDMEMVQFHPTGLLAGAGTRMTGTVLEEGLRGAGGWLLDSTGQRFMEAYDPRAERATRDVVSRSIMRRLREGFATPSGGVHIQMSHLGPDDVRRRFKGMVERCADCGFDLAGGLVEVIPTAHYMMGGLQFAVDCTTALPRLYAAGEDTGGVHGANRLGGNGVANSTVFGGLAGQSMARAVRREGRLAEPDPAAIEAGLARAYGPLGRPAESLPEIREALYETMWADVGILRDAAGLTRALATLDGLSDAVAQAGAPDGDRRYALTWMDRLNLENLVLVSQAVARAALARTDSRGAHFREDFPEASDLATSHFTVVRQRGGALDLAMEPVHFTHVRPGGSLLDAAA, translated from the coding sequence ATGAGCCCCGAACAGGTCGAGACCGACATCCTGATCCTCGGCTCCGGCGGGGCCGGGCTGTTCGCGGCGCTCCACGCCAAGAAGGTCGCGCCGGACCTCGACGTCACCGTCGCGGTGAAGGGTCTGCTGGGGAAATGCGGCTGCACCCGCATGGTCCAGGGCGGCTACAACGTGGCGCTGGCGCCGGGCGACTCGGTCGAGCGGCACTTCATGGACACGATCGAGGGCGGCAAGTGGCTGAACGACCAGGGACTCGCCTGGACGCTCGTCACCGAGGCGCAGGTGCGGATCCGCGAGATGGAGACCGAGCTCGGCTGCTTCTTCGACCGCAACCCGGACGGCAGCGTCCACCAGAAGGCCTTCGCCGGCCAGACCTTCGACCGGACGGTGCACAAGGGCGACCTCACCGGCATCGAGATCATCAACCGCCTGTCCGAGCAGGTCTGGCGCCGGGACGTGCGCCGCCTGGAGGATCATCGCGCCCTGGAGCTGATCCCCGCCCGGGACGGGTCGGGGCTGGCGGGCGTGCTGATGCTCGACATGCGCACCGGCGAACCGAAGCTGGTGCGGGCGAAGGCCGTGCTGCTCGCCACCGGCGGCGGGCCGACCATGTACAAGTACCACACGCCGTCCGGCGACAAGTCCTGCGACGGGCTCGCCATGGCTTTGCGCGCCGGGCTGCCGTTGCGCGACATGGAGATGGTGCAGTTCCACCCGACCGGGCTGCTCGCCGGCGCCGGCACCCGCATGACCGGGACGGTGCTGGAGGAGGGCCTGCGCGGGGCCGGCGGCTGGCTCCTCGATTCCACCGGCCAGCGCTTCATGGAGGCCTACGACCCGCGGGCCGAGCGGGCGACCCGGGACGTGGTCAGCCGCTCGATCATGCGGCGGCTGCGTGAGGGCTTCGCCACGCCGAGCGGGGGCGTCCACATCCAGATGAGCCACCTCGGTCCCGACGACGTGCGCCGCCGGTTCAAGGGCATGGTCGAGCGCTGCGCCGATTGCGGCTTCGATCTCGCGGGCGGGCTCGTCGAGGTCATCCCCACGGCCCATTACATGATGGGCGGCCTCCAGTTCGCGGTCGACTGCACCACGGCGCTGCCGCGCCTTTACGCTGCCGGCGAGGATACCGGCGGCGTCCACGGGGCGAACCGGCTGGGCGGCAACGGCGTGGCGAACTCCACGGTGTTCGGAGGCTTGGCCGGCCAGTCCATGGCGCGGGCCGTGCGGCGCGAGGGGCGCCTCGCCGAGCCCGATCCCGCCGCCATCGAGGCGGGCCTCGCCCGCGCCTACGGCCCGCTCGGCCGGCCGGCGGAGTCGCTGCCGGAGATCCGCGAGGCGCTCTACGAGACGATGTGGGCCGATGTCGGCATCCTGCGGGACGCGGCCGGCCTCACAAGGGCGCTCGCCACCCTCGACGGGCTCTCCGACGCGGTCGCCCAGGCCGGCGCGCCGGACGGCGACCGCCGCTACGCGCTCACCTGGATGGACCGGCTGAACCTCGAGAACCTCGTCCTGGTCTCGCAGGCCGTCGCCCGGGCGGCGCTCGCCCGCACCGACAGCCGCGGCGCCCATTTCCGCGAGGATTTCCCGGAGGCCTCGGATCTCGCGACCTCGCACTTCACCGTGGTGCGCCAGCGCGGCGGCGCCCTCGACCTCGCGATGGAGCCGGTGCACTTCACCCATGTCCGGCCGGGGGGCTCCCTCCTCGACGCGGCCGCCTGA